In Tachysurus fulvidraco isolate hzauxx_2018 chromosome 3, HZAU_PFXX_2.0, whole genome shotgun sequence, a single window of DNA contains:
- the zgc:171704 gene encoding ras-related and estrogen-regulated growth inhibitor-like protein, whose translation MVVQVKSNLPHCSKAMDGNQHKVEANILLLGAENVGKSALTVRFLTKRFIGEYGNIESIYSHIDKIDGREISFNVWDSLYPQSCESSESVSEEQLRWADGIVLVYSICDRTSFEVVQQQVALIQKLSSSLSSSLPMVVVGNKRDLQHRRVVSSEEGRLLALSADCGFFEVSAAEAYHGVLLVFHGLHELIKEARGVKKGAAGIMGIVRTVSAVFSKKRE comes from the exons ATGGTTGTCCAGGTTAAATCGAACTTACCCCACTGCAGTAAAGCAATGGATGGAAACCAGCATAAAGTGGAAGCGAACATCTTGCTACTTGGAGCTGAAAATGTCGGGAAATCAG CTCTAACTGTGCGGTTTCTTACCAAAAGATTTATTGGTGAATATGGTAATATTG AGTCAATATACAGTCACATTGACAAAATTGATGGGCGGGAGATCTCCTTCAATGTCTGGGACTCCCTGTATCCACAG AGCTGTGAGAGCTCTGAGTCAGTGAGTGAAGAACAGCTCCGCTGGGCAGATGGCATTGTGCTTGTCTACAGCATTTGTGACCGCACCAGCTTCGAGGTTGTGCAGCAGCAGGTAGCACTTATACAGAAGCTGTCCTCTTCCTTAAGCTCTTCATTGCCCATGGTGGTGGTGGGCAACAAGAGGGACCTGCAGCATCGCCGTGTTGTCTCAAGTGAGGAAGGGCGTCTGCTTGCCCTCTCAGCAGACTGTGGCTTCTTTGAGGTCTCTGCAGCTGAGGCATACCATGGTGTTCTGCTTGTCTTCCATGGCCTGCATGAGCTCATAAAGGAGGCCAGGGGGGTCAAGAAAGGAGCGGCTGGAATTATGGGCATTGTGAGGACTGTATCAGCTGTCTTCAGCAAGAAAAGGGAGTAG